A region from the Mya arenaria isolate MELC-2E11 chromosome 2, ASM2691426v1 genome encodes:
- the LOC128211160 gene encoding uncharacterized protein LOC128211160 has translation MAAPAAVENFVNSIRTLAHTKRIRVTLFFQDFDKLRSGFVTVPQFSRCLWQTLGIQLTPEQEELVKRHYDIKGDGQFINYKLFCDEIDQNFNARDINRDPETQKIVPKEFLGTVRSVRPLTPGSERRLVQLLRRIDQFYSYHGLNLRTCYEDFDRHHMGVVTESQFYRSFPGPPDVNEADMNLLVQKYRDPDRPGLLNYLNLHHDIVAIGGQVAKEKELIEAPNTQVDETRVMLTPDPDLNTIFDKIRVAVFKNGIRTTEFFKDHDKLRSGIITENQFVCGLALAVGKEAQLSRAEIQKVVEYYRQPDGRVKYKEFCDIMENAFTIPDLEKKPLQSVSRPVKGALSRGLTPLTDQEEGRVMEILRTISDNVRRRRLMMYPYFKDYDRGIAYTRVVTPTQFGRILHFLSLNVAPEDLKLLLRKFEDPATGDVNYPAFVQAVDQEFVGHTMDDADLSQAGRTNTPMKEREATSSDSNVSYDDLMSRIRSIVLTNRLRVGEYFQDYDPLRSGSISKSQFRRGMSLLGFSKLGQHNLSEGQFQLLSDVYQNPQKADQILWTKFLWDVETVFTQPNLEKVPDLQVPPQEIFRVPKPGTVDWNNASGDHMTLYGATMDRLKQRSDQRRVLAKPVFQDFDRHNNGHVTKSQFRQCLTMLELHCTEPEMIALEAKFCNDVGFNYLAFLSELQPIEQPKFMYEKRLEEIRQTNVRKTLPELNAQKDFESLLLKIKTKVSRERMRVLEFMRDYDKLRSGRMLKTSFRRALDLCRFELRESEVSILEDRYESYQDPEYVEYLKFCDEVESIFTTKELEKRPLEDVVQFKPPEEWELNKLPADQENRFTACMDRLSEKVRKHQMQLFPLFEDYDRVHNGTVSRSQFRRVLTELELGSLLSQQDFELLWQQFDVKIGGKDDVNYIAFCDMIYKLANFEPRKP, from the exons ATGGCTGCACCAGCAGCGGTAGAGAACTTCGTAAATTCCATTAGGACTCTTGCACATACAAAGAGAATCCGAGTGACATTATTCTTCCAAGATTTTGACAAACTCAGATCAGGATTTGTTACTG TACCACAATTTTCCCGATGCCTCTGGCAAACACTAGGAATTCAGCTGACTCCGGAGCAAGAGGAACTTGTAAAAAGGCATTATGACATCAAGGGGGATGGACAGTTCATCAATTATAAGCTGTTCTGTGATGAAATTGACCAGAACTTTAATGCCAGAGATATCAACAGAGACCCTGAAACTCAGAAAATTGTTCCCAAAGAGTT cCTGGGAACTGTTCGTTCTGTGCGACCTTTGACCCCAGGATCTGAACGCAGACTGGTCCAACTATTACGTCGCATTGATCAGTTTTACAGTTACCATGGCCTTAACCTTCGCACATGTTATGAAGACTTTGACAGGCATCATATGGGTGTTGTCACAGAGAGCCAG TTTTACCGAAGCTTTCCAGGACCTCCTGATGTCAACGAGGCAGATATGAATCTTCTCGTCCAGAAGTACCGCGATCCTGACCGTCCCGGGCTTCTTAACTACCTTAACCTCCATCATGACATTGTGGCTATTGGAGGCCAGGTGGCTAAGGAAAAAGAGCTGATTGAAGCCCCAAATACACAAGTGGATGAGACTAGGGTTATG CTGACTCCTGACCCGGACTTGAACACTATCTTCGACAAGATTCGCGTTGCTGTGTTCAAAAACGGCATCAGAACAACTGAATTCTTCAAGGACCACGATAAGCTGCGGAGTGGTATCATCACAGAGAATCAGTTTGTTTGCGGGTTGGCCCTAGCTGTAGGCAAGGAGGCACAGCTCTCTCGCGCGGAGATACAGAAGGTTGTTGAGTACTACAGACAGCCAGATGGACGCGTCAAATACAAGGAATTCTGTGACATTATGGAAAATG CATTTACGATACCTGACCTTGAGAAGAAGCCTCTACAGAGTGTCAGCCGACCAGTGAAAGGGGCCCTATCAAGG GGCTTGACACCACTGACAGACCAAGAAGAGGGCAGGGTGATGGAGATTCTGAGAACAATCTCGGACAATGTTCGACGTCGCCGCCTTATGATGTACCCATACTTCAAGGACTACGACAGG GGTATAGCATATACAAGAGTGGTAACCCCAACCCAGTTTGGCCGCATCCTCCACTTCCTGTCCCTCAATGTGGCACCCGAGGACCTTAAACTTCTTCTCCGCAAGTTTGAGGACCCTGCTACTGGTGACGTCAACTACCCCGCATTTGTACAGGCTGTTGATCAGG AGTTTGTTGGTCACACAATGGACGATGCCGACCTGAGCCAGGCGGGACGTACCAACACGCCAATGAAGGAACGTGAGGCAACCTCATCCGACAGCAACGTCAGCTATGATGATCTGATGTCCCGTATTAGGTCCATTGTACTTACAAACAGGCTGAGG GTTGGTGAGTACTTCCAAGACTATGACCCACTCCGAAGTGGCTCCATCAGTAAATCCCAGTTCCGACGAGGCATGTCTCTTCTCGGATTCAGCAAACTCGGACAACACAACTTGTCCGAGGGACAGTTCCAACTGCTGTCCGATGTCTACCAGAATCCACAGAAAGCCGATCAAATCCTCTGGACGAAATTTTTGTGGGATGTTGAGACAG tGTTTACCCAGCCCAACCTAGAGAAGGTCCCAGACTTGCAAGTCCCGCCACAAGAGATTTTCCGTGTGCCCAAGCCAGGCACCGTCGACTGGAATAATGCATCTGGAGACCACATGACACTGTATGGCGCCACTATGGACCGACTTAAGCAGCGAAGTGATCAGAGGAGGGTCCTCGCTAAGCCAGTTTTTCAGGACTTCGATAg GCACAACAATGGCCATGTGACAAAATCCCAGTTCCGTCAATGCCTTACGATGCTCGAGCTGCATTGCACAGAGCCCGAAATGATTGCCCTTGAGGCCAAGTTCTGTAATGACGTGGGCTTCAACTACCTGGCTTTCTTGTCCGAGCTACAACCCATTGAGCAGCCAAAGTTTATGTATGAGAAGAGATTGGAGGAAATTCGTCAGACCAATGTTCGCAAGACACTTCCTGAGCTGAACGCACAGAAAGATTTTGAGAGTCTGCTGTTGAAGATTAAGACAAAG GTGAGCCGTGAGCGTATGCGAGTGCTAGAGTTCATGAGAGATTACGACAAGCTGCGATCTGGCCGCATGTTGAAGACTTCATTCCGACGAGCCCTAGATCTGTGCAGATTTGAACTGCGTGAGTCAGAAGTGTCCATTCTGGAGGACCG ATACGAGTCCTACCAAGACCCTGAATATGTAGAATACCTGAAATTCTGTGATGAGGTTGAATCTATCTTCACAACAAAGGAACTTGAGAAGCGTCCCCTGGAAGATGTTGTACAGTTCAAGCCTCCAGAGGAGTGGGAGCTGAACAAGCTTCCAGCAGACCAGGAGAATAGGTTCACCGCTTGCATGGATAGACTAAGCGAAAAG GTACGAAAACACCAGATGCAGCTGTTCCCCTTGTTTGAGGATTATGATCGTGTCCACAACGGCACAGTTTCACGATCACAGTTCCGACGGGTCCTCACAGAGCTCGAGCTGGGAAGTCTACTCAGTCAGCAAGACTTTGAATTGCTATGGCAACAGTTTGATGTGAAAATTGGCGGCAAGGATGACGTGAACTACATCGCTTTCTGTGATATGATTTACAAGTTGGCCAATTTTGAGCCAAGAAAACCATAG
- the LOC128211169 gene encoding RNA-binding protein squid-like isoform X4 yields the protein MAEEQQTESMGEMQQSDGGSANGGNPQESDDDRYYLKLFVGGLSWETTENDLKEYFEKYGKVASCNLKKDLETMRSRGFGFVVFESAEAVEKVLSQEEKHVLQNKTIDPKRANPKGRFQDPPIKKIYVAKVDPAVSEEEIKEYFGQWGEVEKVEAPFDKEKEQRRNFVFVEFKNEESVDKVLNHSTENPEFKHSLGSDEIEIKKATPGQRGRGRGGFFRGGDRGRGGRGGWGGYGGWNDYNGGYGGGGYGGYGNSYGNYGGYGGGYGGYGGYDGYSGWGGYDQYSGYGGYGGYGGYGSADGSTGQAAGYGKAPKPVRGASSGYRPY from the exons ATGGCAGAAGAACAGCAAACAGAGAGCATGGGGGAAATGCAGCAATCAGACGGTGGCTCAGCGAACGGAGGGAACCCACAAGAATCTGATGATGACAGGTACTATTT GAAACTTTTTGTTGGAGGATTAAGCTGGGAAACAACAGAAA ATGACCTGAAGGAatactttgaaaaatatggCAAAGTTGCTAGCTGTAACTTGAAGAAAGACTTGGAAACCATGAGGTCAAGGGGATTTGGTTTTGTCGTCTTTGAAAGTGCAGAAGCTGTCGAGAag GTTTTATCACAAGAAGAAAAACATGTACTACAGAATAAAACAATTGATCCCAAGCGGGCAAATCCAAAAGGCAGGTTCCAGGACCCACCAATCAAAAAGATCTACGTCGCCAAAGTGGACCCGGCTGTTTCAGAAGAAGAAATCAAAGAATACTTTGGACAGTGGGGAGAG gtGGAGAAAGTTGAAGCCCCCTTTGACAAGGAAAAGGAACAGAGACGTAACTTTGTCTTTGTGGAGTTTAAGAATGAAGAATCTGTAGACAAAGTTTTAAATCACTCGACTGAAAATCCAGAGTTCAAACACTCACTTGGCAGTGACGAG ATTGAAATTAAGAAGGCAACTCCCGGACAGCGTGGACGAGGAAGGGGAGGTTTCTTCAGGGGTGGAGATAGGGGGCGTGGTGGCCGAGGAG GCTGGGGTGGATATGGAGGATGGAATGACTACAACGGTGGATATGGCGGTGGTGGTTATGGCGGATACGGCAACAGCTACGGAAATTATGGAGGATATGGTGGTGGATACGGCGGCTATGGAGGTTACGATGGATACAGTGGCTGGGGAGGTTATGATCAGTACAGTGGATATGGTGGTTATGGCGGATACGGAGGATACGGAAGTG CTGATGGATCTACAGGTCAGGCAGCAGGTTACGGGAAAGCCCCCAAGCCAGTGCGTGGGGCCAGCAGTGGCTACAGGCCGTACTAG
- the LOC128211169 gene encoding RNA-binding protein squid-like isoform X1 has translation MAEEQQTESMGEMQQSDGGSANGGNPQESDDDRYYLKLFVGGLSWETTENDLKEYFEKYGKVASCNLKKDLETMRSRGFGFVVFESAEAVEKVLSQEEKHVLQNKTIDPKRANPKGRFQDPPIKKIYVAKVDPAVSEEEIKEYFGQWGEVEKVEAPFDKEKEQRRNFVFVEFKNEESVDKVLNHSTENPEFKHSLGSDEIEIKKATPGQRGRGRGGFFRGGDRGRGGRGGWGGYGGWNDYNGGYGGGGYGGYGNSYGNYGGYGGGYGGYGGYDGYSGWGGYDQYSGYGGYGGYGGYGSGYDYSGWGGYGDQTGADGSTGQAAGYGKAPKPVRGASSGYRPY, from the exons ATGGCAGAAGAACAGCAAACAGAGAGCATGGGGGAAATGCAGCAATCAGACGGTGGCTCAGCGAACGGAGGGAACCCACAAGAATCTGATGATGACAGGTACTATTT GAAACTTTTTGTTGGAGGATTAAGCTGGGAAACAACAGAAA ATGACCTGAAGGAatactttgaaaaatatggCAAAGTTGCTAGCTGTAACTTGAAGAAAGACTTGGAAACCATGAGGTCAAGGGGATTTGGTTTTGTCGTCTTTGAAAGTGCAGAAGCTGTCGAGAag GTTTTATCACAAGAAGAAAAACATGTACTACAGAATAAAACAATTGATCCCAAGCGGGCAAATCCAAAAGGCAGGTTCCAGGACCCACCAATCAAAAAGATCTACGTCGCCAAAGTGGACCCGGCTGTTTCAGAAGAAGAAATCAAAGAATACTTTGGACAGTGGGGAGAG gtGGAGAAAGTTGAAGCCCCCTTTGACAAGGAAAAGGAACAGAGACGTAACTTTGTCTTTGTGGAGTTTAAGAATGAAGAATCTGTAGACAAAGTTTTAAATCACTCGACTGAAAATCCAGAGTTCAAACACTCACTTGGCAGTGACGAG ATTGAAATTAAGAAGGCAACTCCCGGACAGCGTGGACGAGGAAGGGGAGGTTTCTTCAGGGGTGGAGATAGGGGGCGTGGTGGCCGAGGAG GCTGGGGTGGATATGGAGGATGGAATGACTACAACGGTGGATATGGCGGTGGTGGTTATGGCGGATACGGCAACAGCTACGGAAATTATGGAGGATATGGTGGTGGATACGGCGGCTATGGAGGTTACGATGGATACAGTGGCTGGGGAGGTTATGATCAGTACAGTGGATATGGTGGTTATGGCGGATACGGAGGATACGGAAGTG GCTATGACTACAGTGGCTGGGGAGGCTATGGCGACCAAACTGGAG CTGATGGATCTACAGGTCAGGCAGCAGGTTACGGGAAAGCCCCCAAGCCAGTGCGTGGGGCCAGCAGTGGCTACAGGCCGTACTAG
- the LOC128211169 gene encoding RNA-binding protein squid-like isoform X3: MAEEQQTESMGEMQQSDGGSANGGNPQESDDDRYYLKLFVGGLSWETTENDLKEYFEKYGKVASCNLKKDLETMRSRGFGFVVFESAEAVEKVLSQEEKHVLQNKTIDPKRANPKGRFQDPPIKKIYVAKVDPAVSEEEIKEYFGQWGEVEKVEAPFDKEKEQRRNFVFVEFKNEESVDKVLNHSTENPEFKHSLGSDEIEIKKATPGQRGRGRGGFFRGGDRGRGGRGGWGGYGGWNDYNGGYGGGGYGGYGNSYGNYGGYGGGYGGYGGYDGYSGWGGYDQYSGYGGYGGYGGYGSGYDYSGWGGYGDQTGGQAAGYGKAPKPVRGASSGYRPY, from the exons ATGGCAGAAGAACAGCAAACAGAGAGCATGGGGGAAATGCAGCAATCAGACGGTGGCTCAGCGAACGGAGGGAACCCACAAGAATCTGATGATGACAGGTACTATTT GAAACTTTTTGTTGGAGGATTAAGCTGGGAAACAACAGAAA ATGACCTGAAGGAatactttgaaaaatatggCAAAGTTGCTAGCTGTAACTTGAAGAAAGACTTGGAAACCATGAGGTCAAGGGGATTTGGTTTTGTCGTCTTTGAAAGTGCAGAAGCTGTCGAGAag GTTTTATCACAAGAAGAAAAACATGTACTACAGAATAAAACAATTGATCCCAAGCGGGCAAATCCAAAAGGCAGGTTCCAGGACCCACCAATCAAAAAGATCTACGTCGCCAAAGTGGACCCGGCTGTTTCAGAAGAAGAAATCAAAGAATACTTTGGACAGTGGGGAGAG gtGGAGAAAGTTGAAGCCCCCTTTGACAAGGAAAAGGAACAGAGACGTAACTTTGTCTTTGTGGAGTTTAAGAATGAAGAATCTGTAGACAAAGTTTTAAATCACTCGACTGAAAATCCAGAGTTCAAACACTCACTTGGCAGTGACGAG ATTGAAATTAAGAAGGCAACTCCCGGACAGCGTGGACGAGGAAGGGGAGGTTTCTTCAGGGGTGGAGATAGGGGGCGTGGTGGCCGAGGAG GCTGGGGTGGATATGGAGGATGGAATGACTACAACGGTGGATATGGCGGTGGTGGTTATGGCGGATACGGCAACAGCTACGGAAATTATGGAGGATATGGTGGTGGATACGGCGGCTATGGAGGTTACGATGGATACAGTGGCTGGGGAGGTTATGATCAGTACAGTGGATATGGTGGTTATGGCGGATACGGAGGATACGGAAGTG GCTATGACTACAGTGGCTGGGGAGGCTATGGCGACCAAACTGGAG GTCAGGCAGCAGGTTACGGGAAAGCCCCCAAGCCAGTGCGTGGGGCCAGCAGTGGCTACAGGCCGTACTAG
- the LOC128211169 gene encoding RNA-binding protein squid-like isoform X2 has translation MAEEQQTESMGEMQQSDGGSANGGNPQESDDDRKLFVGGLSWETTENDLKEYFEKYGKVASCNLKKDLETMRSRGFGFVVFESAEAVEKVLSQEEKHVLQNKTIDPKRANPKGRFQDPPIKKIYVAKVDPAVSEEEIKEYFGQWGEVEKVEAPFDKEKEQRRNFVFVEFKNEESVDKVLNHSTENPEFKHSLGSDEIEIKKATPGQRGRGRGGFFRGGDRGRGGRGGWGGYGGWNDYNGGYGGGGYGGYGNSYGNYGGYGGGYGGYGGYDGYSGWGGYDQYSGYGGYGGYGGYGSGYDYSGWGGYGDQTGADGSTGQAAGYGKAPKPVRGASSGYRPY, from the exons ATGGCAGAAGAACAGCAAACAGAGAGCATGGGGGAAATGCAGCAATCAGACGGTGGCTCAGCGAACGGAGGGAACCCACAAGAATCTGATGATGACAG GAAACTTTTTGTTGGAGGATTAAGCTGGGAAACAACAGAAA ATGACCTGAAGGAatactttgaaaaatatggCAAAGTTGCTAGCTGTAACTTGAAGAAAGACTTGGAAACCATGAGGTCAAGGGGATTTGGTTTTGTCGTCTTTGAAAGTGCAGAAGCTGTCGAGAag GTTTTATCACAAGAAGAAAAACATGTACTACAGAATAAAACAATTGATCCCAAGCGGGCAAATCCAAAAGGCAGGTTCCAGGACCCACCAATCAAAAAGATCTACGTCGCCAAAGTGGACCCGGCTGTTTCAGAAGAAGAAATCAAAGAATACTTTGGACAGTGGGGAGAG gtGGAGAAAGTTGAAGCCCCCTTTGACAAGGAAAAGGAACAGAGACGTAACTTTGTCTTTGTGGAGTTTAAGAATGAAGAATCTGTAGACAAAGTTTTAAATCACTCGACTGAAAATCCAGAGTTCAAACACTCACTTGGCAGTGACGAG ATTGAAATTAAGAAGGCAACTCCCGGACAGCGTGGACGAGGAAGGGGAGGTTTCTTCAGGGGTGGAGATAGGGGGCGTGGTGGCCGAGGAG GCTGGGGTGGATATGGAGGATGGAATGACTACAACGGTGGATATGGCGGTGGTGGTTATGGCGGATACGGCAACAGCTACGGAAATTATGGAGGATATGGTGGTGGATACGGCGGCTATGGAGGTTACGATGGATACAGTGGCTGGGGAGGTTATGATCAGTACAGTGGATATGGTGGTTATGGCGGATACGGAGGATACGGAAGTG GCTATGACTACAGTGGCTGGGGAGGCTATGGCGACCAAACTGGAG CTGATGGATCTACAGGTCAGGCAGCAGGTTACGGGAAAGCCCCCAAGCCAGTGCGTGGGGCCAGCAGTGGCTACAGGCCGTACTAG